In one Massilia endophytica genomic region, the following are encoded:
- the rnpA gene encoding ribonuclease P protein component — translation MNGSTGEGSHDFARARRIVKTDEFSSVFRLRPAQKSAHFVLYTRQNQLPHARLGVVVAKRLAPRAVTRNTIKRVSRELFRTSSLPAIDCVVRLAKPVNSKAGPATTARLKTELRQELARLFASQNKIRPAR, via the coding sequence TTGAACGGCTCGACAGGCGAAGGTTCCCACGACTTCGCGCGCGCTCGGCGCATCGTTAAAACGGATGAATTTTCATCCGTTTTTCGTTTGCGCCCTGCCCAGAAAAGCGCGCATTTCGTGCTCTATACCCGCCAGAATCAGCTGCCACATGCGCGGCTGGGCGTGGTCGTTGCCAAACGCCTGGCGCCGCGCGCCGTCACGCGCAACACCATCAAGCGGGTGAGCCGGGAGCTGTTCCGCACCAGCAGCCTGCCCGCCATCGACTGCGTGGTGCGCCTGGCCAAGCCGGTCAACAGCAAGGCCGGTCCAGCGACCACTGCCCGGCTGAAGACGGAACTGCGCCAGGAACTGGCGCGCCTGTTCGCCTCGCAAAACAAGATCCGGCCTGCGCGATGA
- the yidD gene encoding membrane protein insertion efficiency factor YidD codes for MKAVLTFLLRFYQVAISPMMGPRCRFYPSCSNYAIEALRVHGAARGSWLAARRVCRCHPWNPGGHDPVPAAKHSPTAACGCNHS; via the coding sequence ATGAAAGCTGTACTCACTTTCCTGCTGCGGTTTTATCAAGTCGCCATCAGCCCGATGATGGGACCGCGCTGCCGTTTTTATCCCAGCTGCTCGAACTACGCCATCGAAGCGCTGCGCGTGCATGGCGCCGCGCGCGGCAGCTGGCTGGCCGCACGCCGCGTTTGCCGCTGCCACCCCTGGAATCCGGGCGGCCACGACCCCGTGCCCGCCGCCAAGCATTCTCCAACAGCCGCTTGCGGCTGCAACCACTCCTGA